One window of the Triticum dicoccoides isolate Atlit2015 ecotype Zavitan chromosome 3B, WEW_v2.0, whole genome shotgun sequence genome contains the following:
- the LOC119279245 gene encoding BTB/POZ and MATH domain-containing protein 2-like produces MSSSMKPMSALLSTLRRAGRQHLTASTVGARPRITGSHVLRIHGYKHVKQSVPNGEAVESATFHVGGRACRIKCYPNGSGKKHHGYTSLFLTSLHDAGTVGLELSLLDRDGRPSLTRATEQRRFWIGDSAGWGFKDFVKNDDLVEGEHLVDDCLTVLCDVTVHDPSLHAEEVAAPAAAEPFDLSGELGEAMWNETDVTIHVGDETFPAHRSVLEAASPVFKADLENNATGEVRVDDMDAEVFKTLLQFMYTSALPDRNQLEADVATAERLLVAADRYGLEKIKVVCEETLCPRVDMGSVAAMLALAERHGCALLKEASIKFLSGPGNLKLFMATDGFQQLTRSYPSAVLDLLVNRL; encoded by the coding sequence ATGTCGTCGTCGATGAAGCCAATGTCGGCGCTGCTGTCCACCCTGCGCCGGGCCGGCCGGCAGCACCTCACGGCGTCCACCGTCGGCGCGAGGCCGCGCATCACCGGCTCCCACGTCCTCCGGATCCACGGCTACAAGCACGTGAAGCAGTCGGTCCCCAACGGCGAGGCGGTGGAGTCAGCCACGTTCCACGTCGGCGGCCGCGCCTGCCGGATCAAGTGCTACCCGAACGGCAGCGGCAAGAAGCACCACGGCTACACGTCCCTCTTCCTCACCAGCCTCCACGACGCCGGCACGGTGGGGCTCGAGCTCAGCCTGCTCGACCGGGACGGGAGGCCGTCGCTCACCCGGGCCACGGAACAGCGGCGCTTCTGGATCGGCGACAGCGCGGGCTGGGGCTTCAAAGACTTCGTCAAGAACGACGATCTGGTCGAGGGAGAGCACCTCGTGGACGACTGCCTCACCGTTCTCTGCGACGTCACCGTCCACGACCCTTCCTTGCACGCCGAGGAGGTTGCCGCGCCGGCAGCGGCCGAGCCGTTCGACCTAagtggggagctcggggaggccatGTGGAACGAGACGGACGTGACGATCCACGTCGGTGACGAGACGTTCCCGGCGCACCGTTCGGTGCTGGAGGCTGCGTCCCCCGTCTTCAAGGCGGACCTCGAGAACAACGCCACCGGCGAGGTACGCGTCGACGACATGGACGCGGAGGTGTTCAAGACCCTGCTCCAGTTCATGTACACGAGCGCGCTGCCTGACAGGAACCAGCTCGAGGCGGACGTCGCGACGGCGGAGCGGCTGCTCGTGGCGGCTGACAGGTATGGGCTGGAGAAGATAAAGGTTGTCTGCGAGGAGACGCTGTGCCCGCGCGTCGACATGGGCTCTGTGGCCGCCATGCTGGcgttggcggagcgacatggctgtGCCCTACTGAAGGAGGCGTCCATTAAGTTCCTTTCTGGTCCCGGTAATCTGAAATTATTCATGGCGACCGATGGTTTTCAGCAGCTGACGAGAAGCTACCCATCTGCGGTGCTGGACCTTCTTGTCAACCGCCTATAG